A portion of the Blastochloris tepida genome contains these proteins:
- a CDS encoding NAD(P)/FAD-dependent oxidoreductase: protein MGAGVVIVGGGQAGLQLATSLRQGGYGEAIRIIGAEPYSPYQRPPLSKAVLSGEAGVDTVPLRAPAFFADNRLDLVTGRRVEAIDPGAKTVTAGPDTIPYDHLIIATGADVRKLPVPGAELEGVLYLRGLDDALKLKEALARPRQVVVIGGGFIGLEVAASATKLGSKAVVVEALPRVLARSTAPVMASAIVRRHGEKGVEIRTGAGVSRIEGEGAVSAVVLSDGTKLPADLVVVGIGVVPAAGIAQAAGIATDNGIVVDELLRTSAPDVFAIGDVARFPTRFAPKPVLVESVQNAIDQGKAVAATILGKPKPYDAVPWFWSDQFDMKLQTTGLAFDVEEAVVRGDPDSLAFSVFLLRGGRVIAVDTLNKPADHMIGRRLVTAGTRLSAAEIADPSFDLKQAAADPARG, encoded by the coding sequence GCATCATCGGCGCCGAGCCCTATTCGCCCTATCAGCGGCCGCCGCTGTCGAAGGCGGTCCTGTCGGGCGAGGCCGGCGTCGACACCGTGCCGCTGCGCGCCCCTGCCTTCTTCGCCGACAACCGGCTCGACCTCGTCACCGGCCGCCGGGTCGAGGCCATCGACCCCGGCGCCAAAACGGTCACCGCTGGCCCCGACACCATCCCCTACGACCACCTGATCATCGCCACCGGCGCCGATGTGCGCAAGCTGCCGGTGCCGGGCGCCGAGCTGGAGGGCGTGCTCTACCTGCGCGGGCTCGACGATGCGCTGAAGCTCAAGGAGGCGCTGGCCCGGCCGCGGCAGGTGGTGGTGATCGGCGGCGGCTTCATCGGGCTGGAGGTGGCGGCCTCTGCCACCAAGCTCGGCTCGAAGGCGGTGGTGGTCGAGGCGCTGCCGCGGGTGCTGGCGCGCTCCACCGCGCCGGTGATGGCGTCGGCCATCGTGCGCCGCCACGGCGAGAAGGGCGTCGAGATCAGGACCGGTGCCGGCGTGTCCCGCATCGAGGGCGAGGGGGCGGTCTCGGCCGTCGTGCTGTCGGACGGTACCAAGTTGCCGGCCGATCTGGTGGTGGTGGGCATCGGCGTGGTGCCGGCGGCCGGCATCGCCCAGGCGGCGGGCATCGCCACCGACAACGGCATCGTCGTCGACGAGCTTCTGCGCACCTCGGCGCCCGATGTGTTCGCCATCGGCGACGTGGCGCGCTTCCCCACCCGCTTTGCGCCGAAGCCGGTGCTGGTCGAATCGGTGCAGAACGCCATCGACCAGGGCAAGGCGGTGGCAGCGACCATCCTCGGCAAGCCCAAGCCCTATGACGCCGTGCCGTGGTTCTGGAGCGACCAGTTCGACATGAAGCTGCAGACGACGGGTCTCGCCTTCGATGTCGAGGAGGCGGTGGTGCGCGGCGATCCCGACAGCCTCGCCTTCTCGGTGTTCCTGCTCCGGGGCGGCCGGGTGATCGCCGTCGACACCCTCAACAAGCCGGCCGACCACATGATCGGCCGCCGGCTGGTCACCGCCGGCACGCGCCTCAGCGCCGCCGAGATCGCCGACCCGTCGTTCGACCTCAAGCAGGCCGCGGCCGACCCGGCCCGGGGCTGA
- a CDS encoding bifunctional enoyl-CoA hydratase/phosphate acetyltransferase, which translates to MPFIENKTYDEIAIGDSAQLVRRLTLRDIEMFAVLSGDVNPAHLDLEYAKHTVFGDLIGHGMWGAALISTVLGTQLPGPGTIYRSQTLSFSRPVKIGDRLTVKVVVARKDPEKKRIGLDCTAVNESGETVISGTAEVVAPTVKVKRPPAELPTVRLEHRRPRLQRLLDLAADPAPVRAAVVNPIDADALDLALRAAEAGLLKPVLVGRAAVIRRVAADAGLDIAPFDLVQADDEPAAIDAAFALARAGKVEAIVNGSVPEDELIAAAAGTFAGHGALSQVMVMDVPTYPRPLLITDTGVHVAPTLTVKRDIVQNAIDLALAIGIACPRVALLSAGEMVTPRVPSTLDAAQLCKMAERCQIVGGQLDGPLSFETAVNEAAARAKGLTSPVAGNADILVVPNLEAGDMLAMELRHLADAQAAGILLGARVPIVPAGSAETVPSRLVSCALALLVVQARARAG; encoded by the coding sequence ATGCCGTTTATCGAGAACAAGACCTATGACGAGATCGCGATCGGCGATTCCGCGCAGCTCGTCCGCCGGCTGACACTGCGCGACATCGAGATGTTCGCCGTGCTGTCGGGCGACGTGAACCCGGCGCATCTCGATCTCGAATACGCCAAGCACACGGTGTTCGGCGATCTGATCGGCCACGGCATGTGGGGTGCGGCGCTGATCTCGACGGTGCTCGGCACCCAGCTTCCCGGCCCCGGCACCATCTATCGCAGCCAGACGCTGTCGTTCAGCCGCCCGGTCAAGATCGGCGACCGGCTCACCGTCAAGGTCGTGGTGGCGCGCAAGGATCCGGAGAAGAAGCGCATCGGGCTCGACTGCACGGCGGTCAATGAGAGCGGCGAGACGGTGATCAGCGGCACGGCCGAGGTGGTGGCGCCGACCGTGAAGGTGAAGCGGCCGCCGGCCGAGCTGCCGACCGTGCGGCTGGAGCACCGGCGCCCGCGCCTGCAGCGCCTGCTCGATCTCGCCGCCGATCCGGCGCCGGTGCGCGCCGCGGTGGTCAATCCAATCGATGCCGATGCGCTCGACCTGGCGCTGCGGGCGGCGGAGGCCGGCCTGCTCAAGCCGGTGCTGGTCGGCCGCGCCGCGGTGATCCGCCGGGTCGCCGCCGATGCCGGCCTCGACATCGCCCCGTTCGATCTGGTGCAGGCCGACGACGAGCCGGCGGCGATCGACGCCGCCTTTGCGCTGGCCCGCGCCGGCAAGGTCGAAGCGATCGTCAACGGCTCGGTGCCGGAGGACGAGCTGATCGCCGCGGCCGCCGGCACGTTCGCCGGGCACGGCGCCCTCAGCCAGGTCATGGTGATGGACGTGCCGACCTATCCGCGGCCGCTGCTGATCACCGATACCGGCGTGCACGTGGCGCCGACGCTCACCGTCAAGCGCGACATCGTTCAGAACGCCATCGACCTCGCGCTCGCCATCGGCATCGCCTGCCCGCGGGTGGCGCTGCTGTCGGCGGGGGAGATGGTGACGCCGCGCGTGCCCTCGACGCTCGACGCCGCGCAACTGTGCAAGATGGCCGAGCGCTGCCAGATCGTGGGCGGCCAGCTCGACGGGCCGCTGTCGTTCGAGACCGCGGTGAACGAGGCGGCGGCGCGCGCCAAGGGGCTCACCTCGCCGGTGGCCGGCAATGCCGACATCCTGGTCGTGCCCAATCTGGAGGCCGGCGACATGCTGGCGATGGAGCTGCGCCATCTCGCCGATGCGCAGGCCGCCGGCATCCTGCTGGGCGCGCGCGTGCCGATCGTGCCGGCCGGCAGCGCCGAGACCGTGCCGAGCCGGCTGGTGTCGTGCGCGCTGGCGCTGCTGGTGGTGCAGGCGCGCGCCCGCGCCGGCTGA
- a CDS encoding TIGR04282 family arsenosugar biosynthesis glycosyltransferase, giving the protein MPASGPVAIAIMAKVPAPGRVKTRLCPPLTPADAAALAAAFLADVAGRLADLAHRLGAVAYVAHAPAGEAAAMAAALPLPLPLIPQGEGDLGARMAGVVAALCAHGHRGVVLLGTDAPTLPDAIIEQAVRTLDVPGRIAMAPMRDGGYGVLALDRPHPALFSGMPWSTGQVAALTRQRAQAAGLDLTELPGWYDVDDPPSLALLAAELAGRPPEVAHALPGGRAPRTAALLAALRVRGHSLG; this is encoded by the coding sequence GTGCCGGCCTCCGGCCCGGTCGCCATCGCCATCATGGCCAAGGTGCCGGCGCCGGGGCGGGTGAAGACCCGGCTCTGCCCGCCGCTGACGCCGGCCGATGCGGCGGCGCTCGCGGCGGCGTTCCTGGCCGATGTCGCCGGCCGGCTGGCGGATCTGGCCCACCGCCTCGGCGCGGTGGCGTATGTCGCCCATGCGCCGGCCGGCGAGGCTGCGGCGATGGCCGCCGCTCTCCCGCTGCCGCTGCCCCTGATCCCGCAGGGGGAAGGCGATCTCGGCGCCCGCATGGCCGGCGTGGTGGCGGCGCTGTGCGCCCATGGCCACCGCGGCGTGGTGCTGCTCGGCACCGATGCGCCGACGCTGCCGGACGCCATCATCGAGCAGGCGGTGCGCACCCTCGATGTCCCCGGCCGAATCGCCATGGCGCCGATGCGCGATGGCGGCTACGGCGTGCTGGCGCTCGACCGGCCGCACCCGGCGCTGTTTTCCGGCATGCCCTGGAGCACGGGCCAGGTGGCGGCGCTGACCCGGCAGCGGGCGCAGGCGGCGGGGCTCGACCTGACCGAACTGCCGGGCTGGTACGACGTTGATGATCCGCCGTCGCTGGCGCTGCTCGCGGCCGAGCTTGCCGGCCGTCCACCGGAGGTTGCGCATGCCCTGCCGGGGGGGCGGGCGCCGCGCACCGCCGCGCTGTTGGCGGCGCTTCGCGTCCGGGGGCATAGCCTGGGCTGA
- a CDS encoding ABC transporter ATP-binding protein has translation MSDFIVETDGLTKVFKGFTAVDSVSLRIRRGSVHALIGPNGAGKTTCFNLLTKFLEPSRGAIFYNGRDITHTRPADVARLGMVRSFQISATFGHMTALENVRVALQRPLGTSFHFWRSDASLSRLDGRAMELLDDVGLAEFADVPAADLSYGRKRALEIATTLALDPEMLLLDEPTSGMGHEDVGRIAELIQRVARQSGKNRTVLMVEHNLSVVAGLSDTITVLARGQVLAEGPYSEVSSNPEVVEAYMGTGHA, from the coding sequence ATGAGCGACTTCATTGTCGAGACGGATGGCCTTACCAAGGTTTTCAAGGGCTTCACCGCGGTCGACTCGGTGTCGCTGCGCATCCGGCGCGGCTCCGTCCATGCCCTGATCGGCCCCAATGGCGCCGGCAAGACCACCTGCTTCAACCTGCTGACCAAGTTCCTGGAGCCGTCGCGCGGCGCGATCTTCTACAATGGCCGCGACATCACCCACACCAGGCCCGCCGACGTCGCCCGGCTGGGCATGGTGCGCAGCTTCCAGATCTCCGCCACCTTCGGCCACATGACGGCGCTGGAGAATGTGCGGGTGGCGCTGCAGCGGCCGCTCGGCACCTCGTTCCATTTCTGGCGCTCGGACGCCTCGCTCAGCCGGCTCGACGGCCGGGCGATGGAGCTGCTCGACGATGTCGGCCTCGCCGAGTTCGCCGATGTGCCGGCCGCCGACCTCTCCTATGGCCGCAAGCGGGCGCTGGAGATCGCCACCACGCTGGCGCTCGACCCCGAGATGCTGCTGCTCGACGAGCCGACCTCCGGCATGGGCCACGAGGATGTCGGGCGCATCGCCGAGCTGATCCAGCGCGTCGCCCGGCAGAGCGGCAAGAACCGCACCGTGCTGATGGTCGAGCACAATCTGTCGGTGGTGGCGGGTCTCTCCGACACCATCACCGTGCTGGCGCGCGGGCAGGTGCTGGCCGAGGGGCCCTATTCGGAGGTCTCCAGCAATCCCGAGGTGGTGGAAGCCTATATGGGGACCGGCCATGCCTGA
- a CDS encoding branched-chain amino acid ABC transporter permease produces the protein MFELIGVPPAVLFGQLLLGLINGAFYAILSLGLAVIFGLLNVINFAHGAQYMMGAFAAWMLLTFAGIPYWAALVVAPVLVGATGIVVERLLLSRIYHLDHLYGLLLTFGLALILEGVFRSQFGSGGQPYPNPLPGGQNLGFMFLPNYRAWVVVLSLVVCLGTWFMIERTKLGSYLRAATERPDLVQAFGVNVPRMITLTYGFGVGLAALAGVLAAPIYQVSPLMGSNLIIVVFAVVVIGGMGSILGSIVTGFGLGLIEGLTKVFYPEASNTVVFVIMAIVLLIKPAGLFGTAK, from the coding sequence ATGTTCGAGCTGATCGGCGTGCCGCCGGCGGTGCTGTTCGGCCAGCTCCTGCTGGGCCTGATCAATGGCGCGTTCTACGCGATCCTGTCGCTCGGGCTCGCGGTGATCTTCGGCCTGCTCAACGTCATCAATTTCGCGCATGGCGCCCAATACATGATGGGCGCGTTCGCGGCGTGGATGCTGCTCACCTTCGCCGGCATTCCCTATTGGGCGGCGCTGGTGGTGGCGCCGGTGCTGGTCGGCGCCACCGGCATCGTCGTCGAGCGGCTCCTGCTGTCGCGCATCTACCACCTCGACCACCTCTACGGCCTGCTGCTCACCTTCGGGCTGGCGCTGATCCTGGAGGGAGTTTTCCGCAGCCAGTTCGGCTCGGGCGGCCAGCCCTATCCGAACCCGCTGCCGGGCGGCCAGAATCTCGGCTTCATGTTCCTGCCCAACTACCGCGCCTGGGTGGTGGTGCTGTCGCTGGTGGTGTGCCTCGGCACGTGGTTCATGATCGAGCGCACCAAGCTCGGCTCGTACCTGCGCGCCGCCACCGAGCGGCCGGATCTGGTGCAGGCGTTCGGCGTCAATGTGCCGCGCATGATCACCCTGACCTACGGCTTCGGCGTCGGACTCGCCGCCCTTGCCGGCGTGCTGGCGGCGCCGATCTATCAGGTGAGCCCGCTGATGGGCTCGAACCTGATCATCGTGGTGTTCGCGGTGGTGGTGATCGGCGGCATGGGCTCGATCCTGGGCTCGATCGTCACCGGCTTCGGGCTCGGCCTGATCGAGGGACTGACCAAGGTGTTCTACCCCGAGGCCTCCAACACCGTGGTGTTCGTGATCATGGCGATCGTGCTGCTGATCAAGCCGGCGGGCCTGTTCGGAACGGCGAAATAA
- a CDS encoding ABC transporter ATP-binding protein, with product MQTGTLDAGVAGSVAAAHRPLLEVSDLHAYYGESHVLHGMTFTVPEGEVVTLLGRNGAGKTTTMRAIMGMLKSRKGSIRFDGVETVGLPSNKVARLGIALCPEERGIFAGLNVQENLLLPPVVKPGGLSDAEVYELFPRLLERRYSQGTKLSGGEQQMLAIARILRTGAKLLLLDEPTEGLAPVIVQQIGELVRTLKHKGFTIVLVEQNFHFASTVADRHYVVEHGRVIDMFRNDDIEANRDKLASYLGV from the coding sequence ATGCAGACAGGCACGCTGGACGCCGGTGTAGCCGGCTCGGTGGCGGCGGCGCACCGGCCGCTGCTCGAAGTGTCGGACCTCCACGCCTATTACGGCGAATCCCATGTGCTGCACGGCATGACCTTCACCGTGCCCGAAGGCGAGGTGGTGACGCTGCTCGGCCGCAACGGCGCCGGCAAGACCACCACCATGCGCGCCATCATGGGCATGCTGAAGAGCCGCAAGGGCTCGATCCGCTTCGATGGCGTCGAGACCGTGGGCCTGCCCTCCAACAAGGTGGCGCGGCTCGGCATCGCGCTGTGTCCGGAGGAGCGCGGCATCTTCGCCGGCCTGAACGTGCAGGAGAACCTGCTGCTGCCGCCGGTGGTCAAGCCGGGCGGCCTGTCGGATGCCGAGGTCTACGAGCTGTTTCCGCGCCTCCTGGAGCGGCGCTACAGCCAGGGCACCAAGCTCTCCGGCGGCGAGCAGCAGATGCTGGCGATCGCCCGCATCCTGCGCACCGGCGCCAAGCTGCTGCTGCTCGACGAGCCGACGGAGGGCCTTGCGCCGGTGATCGTGCAGCAGATCGGCGAGCTGGTGCGCACGCTGAAGCACAAGGGCTTCACCATCGTGCTGGTGGAGCAGAACTTCCACTTCGCCTCCACCGTCGCCGACCGCCACTACGTCGTCGAGCACGGCCGGGTGATCGACATGTTCCGCAACGACGACATCGAGGCCAACCGCGACAAGCTCGCATCCTATCTCGGCGTGTGA
- a CDS encoding ABC transporter substrate-binding protein: MRIRTILLAAAATLAATTANAQNSDGVVRIGVLNDQSALYADMSGQGSVWAARKAVEDFGAAAKGMKVEIVFADHQNKADVGSNIARQWYDQNGVDMIVDVPNSSVALSVNQITREKNKVFLNSGAASSDLTGKACSPNTIHWTYDTWALANGTGKAVVQTGGDTWFFVTADYAFGHALERDTEAVVLANGGKVLGKVRHPLQTQDFSSFLLQAQGSGAKIIGLANAGGDTINSVKQAAEFGITQGGQNLAALLVFLTDVHSLGLKTAQGLVFTAAWYWDLTDDDRAFAKAFAADNKGMHPTMVQAGVYSAVMHYLKAVEALGSDADGAAVVAKMKEMPTDDKLFGKGQVRADGRKIHDIYLFEVKTPAESKAPWDYYKLRATIPAADAFRPLDQGDCPLVKRS; this comes from the coding sequence ATGCGCATACGGACGATCCTGTTGGCGGCCGCGGCGACGCTCGCGGCCACCACGGCCAACGCGCAGAATTCCGACGGCGTCGTCAGGATCGGCGTGCTCAACGACCAGTCCGCGCTCTATGCCGACATGTCCGGCCAGGGCTCGGTGTGGGCGGCGCGCAAGGCGGTCGAGGATTTCGGCGCGGCGGCCAAGGGCATGAAGGTCGAGATCGTGTTCGCCGACCACCAGAACAAGGCCGACGTCGGCTCCAACATCGCCCGGCAATGGTACGACCAGAACGGCGTCGACATGATCGTCGACGTGCCGAACTCGTCGGTGGCGCTGTCGGTCAACCAGATCACCCGCGAAAAGAACAAGGTGTTCCTCAATTCGGGCGCGGCGAGCTCGGACCTCACCGGCAAGGCGTGCTCGCCCAACACCATCCACTGGACCTACGACACCTGGGCGCTGGCCAACGGCACCGGCAAGGCGGTGGTGCAGACCGGCGGCGACACGTGGTTCTTCGTCACCGCCGACTACGCCTTCGGCCACGCGCTGGAGCGCGACACCGAGGCGGTGGTGCTGGCCAATGGCGGCAAGGTACTGGGCAAGGTGCGCCACCCGCTGCAGACCCAGGACTTCTCGTCCTTCCTGCTGCAGGCGCAGGGCTCCGGCGCCAAGATCATCGGCCTCGCCAATGCCGGCGGCGACACCATCAACTCGGTCAAGCAGGCGGCCGAGTTCGGCATCACCCAGGGCGGGCAGAACCTCGCGGCGCTGCTGGTGTTCCTCACCGACGTCCACTCGCTCGGCCTGAAGACGGCGCAGGGCCTGGTGTTCACCGCGGCGTGGTACTGGGATCTCACCGACGACGACCGCGCCTTCGCCAAGGCGTTCGCCGCCGACAACAAGGGCATGCACCCGACCATGGTGCAGGCCGGCGTCTATTCGGCGGTGATGCACTATCTCAAGGCGGTCGAGGCGCTGGGCAGCGATGCCGACGGCGCCGCGGTGGTGGCCAAGATGAAGGAGATGCCCACCGACGACAAGCTGTTCGGCAAGGGCCAGGTCCGCGCCGACGGCCGCAAGATCCACGACATCTATCTGTTCGAGGTCAAGACGCCGGCCGAGTCGAAGGCGCCGTGGGACTATTACAAGCTGCGCGCCACCATTCCGGCCGCGGACGCCTTCCGGCCGCTCGACCAGGGCGACTGCCCGCTGGTCAAGCGGAGCTGA
- a CDS encoding alpha,alpha-trehalose-phosphate synthase (UDP-forming) has translation MTISNNVWNASKSSVQLALTSLWRALSFLRDRVLARVPRPAVFIALGTIAGAGVLFTVSSLVGVAVETWSRGDVQLRARIVLLSAKDQIEELARDPSPEAAAELQALFARLITDERLQAVGICEPDGRMRAPTSTMPSRLLCASIRRGKAETTMPIRLDSQDLLVSAFPLAEGALGHVVIVHDLTYAKARSDKARIYILAATVIAALLVSGAVGLAMLVLVRNWRTALRATLEDLRAGRVDAPHTEAALPAELREALDQYDLVRRTIDGVHIDWTPETLQRALGSELPGAEVLVVSNREPYIHNHIEGGGISVQIPASGLVSAIEPVIRACGGTWIAHGSGSADRDTVDAADRIAVPPDAPSYALRRLWLTEEQQDGYYYGFSNEGMWPLCHIAFVRPTFRESDWRYYREVNEMFAEAVVREAKTPDPIVLVQDYHFALLPRMVRNRLPKATIVTFWHIPWPNAETFGICPWKEEIIDGLLGSSILGFHTDFHCNNFFETVDRFVESRIDRERRSITLGGHETLVRPYPISIEWPPSALAGQKPAAACGVAVRSRFGLGEGVRIGVGIERFDYTKGIVDRLHAVDALLQNHPEWLGRFTFIQAAAPTRSKIASYRALQDEAVALADEINARHGTPDWRPVVLSIRHHQPSEVFELFRAADFCVVSSLHDGMNLVAKEFVAARDDERGVLVLSTFAGASRELVEGLIVNPYYAYDMADAMNRALTMPVAEQEARMRQMRALVRTRNVYRWAGQMLLDAAQLRRREAIETLAAGNIAALPRLLSRRMG, from the coding sequence ATGACGATTTCGAACAACGTTTGGAATGCCTCGAAAAGCAGTGTTCAACTGGCGCTGACATCCCTGTGGCGTGCGCTGTCATTCCTCCGCGACCGGGTGCTGGCGCGGGTGCCGCGGCCGGCGGTGTTCATCGCGCTCGGCACCATCGCCGGGGCGGGCGTGCTCTTCACCGTCTCGTCGCTGGTCGGCGTCGCGGTCGAGACCTGGAGCCGCGGCGACGTGCAGTTGCGGGCCCGCATCGTGCTGCTGTCGGCCAAGGACCAGATCGAGGAGCTGGCGCGCGATCCCTCGCCCGAGGCCGCCGCCGAGCTTCAGGCGCTGTTTGCGCGCCTGATCACCGACGAGCGGCTGCAGGCGGTCGGCATCTGCGAGCCGGACGGCCGCATGCGGGCGCCGACCTCGACCATGCCGTCGCGCCTGCTGTGCGCCTCGATTCGGCGCGGCAAGGCCGAGACCACGATGCCGATCCGGCTCGACAGCCAGGATCTGCTGGTCTCGGCGTTTCCGCTCGCCGAGGGCGCGCTGGGCCATGTCGTCATCGTCCATGACCTGACCTACGCCAAGGCGCGCTCCGACAAGGCGCGAATCTACATTCTGGCCGCGACCGTGATCGCGGCGCTGCTGGTCAGCGGAGCGGTGGGGCTGGCGATGCTGGTGCTGGTGCGCAACTGGCGCACGGCGCTACGCGCCACGCTGGAGGATCTCAGGGCCGGCCGGGTCGATGCGCCCCATACCGAGGCCGCCCTGCCGGCGGAGTTGCGCGAGGCGCTCGACCAGTACGATCTCGTGCGCCGCACCATCGACGGCGTCCACATCGACTGGACGCCGGAGACGCTGCAGCGGGCGCTGGGCAGCGAACTGCCCGGCGCCGAGGTGCTGGTGGTGTCCAACCGCGAGCCCTACATCCACAACCACATCGAGGGCGGCGGCATCAGCGTCCAGATTCCGGCGAGCGGCCTCGTCTCGGCGATCGAGCCGGTGATCCGCGCCTGCGGCGGCACCTGGATCGCCCATGGCAGCGGCAGCGCCGACCGCGACACGGTGGACGCCGCCGACCGCATTGCCGTGCCGCCCGACGCGCCGAGCTACGCTCTGCGGCGGCTCTGGCTCACCGAGGAGCAGCAGGACGGCTACTATTACGGCTTCTCCAACGAAGGCATGTGGCCGCTGTGCCATATCGCCTTCGTGCGGCCGACCTTCCGCGAGAGCGACTGGCGCTACTATCGCGAGGTCAACGAGATGTTCGCCGAGGCCGTGGTGCGCGAGGCGAAGACGCCCGATCCCATCGTGCTGGTGCAGGACTATCACTTCGCGCTGCTGCCGCGCATGGTGCGCAACCGCCTGCCCAAGGCCACCATCGTCACCTTCTGGCACATCCCGTGGCCGAATGCCGAGACCTTCGGCATCTGCCCGTGGAAGGAGGAGATCATCGACGGCCTGCTCGGCTCGTCGATTCTCGGCTTCCACACCGACTTCCACTGCAACAACTTCTTCGAGACGGTGGACCGCTTCGTTGAGAGCCGCATCGACCGCGAGCGGCGCTCGATCACGCTCGGCGGCCATGAAACGCTGGTGCGTCCCTATCCGATCTCGATCGAATGGCCGCCCTCGGCGCTGGCCGGCCAGAAGCCGGCGGCGGCCTGCGGCGTGGCGGTGCGCAGCCGCTTCGGCCTCGGCGAGGGCGTGCGCATCGGCGTCGGCATCGAGCGCTTCGACTACACCAAGGGCATCGTCGACCGGCTGCACGCCGTCGATGCGCTGCTGCAGAACCATCCGGAATGGCTCGGCCGCTTCACCTTCATCCAGGCGGCGGCCCCCACCCGCAGCAAGATCGCCTCCTACCGCGCGTTGCAGGACGAGGCGGTGGCGCTGGCCGACGAGATCAATGCCCGCCACGGCACGCCCGATTGGCGGCCGGTCGTGCTGTCGATCCGCCACCACCAGCCGTCCGAGGTGTTCGAGCTGTTCCGCGCGGCGGACTTCTGCGTGGTCTCCAGCCTGCACGACGGCATGAATCTGGTGGCCAAGGAGTTCGTCGCCGCCCGCGACGACGAGCGCGGCGTGCTGGTGCTCTCCACCTTCGCCGGCGCATCGCGCGAGCTGGTCGAGGGGCTGATCGTCAATCCCTATTATGCCTACGACATGGCGGACGCGATGAACCGGGCGCTGACCATGCCGGTGGCCGAGCAGGAGGCGCGCATGCGCCAGATGCGGGCGCTGGTGCGCACCCGCAACGTCTATCGCTGGGCCGGCCAGATGCTGCTCGATGCCGCGCAACTGCGCCGGCGCGAGGCGATCGAGACGCTGGCGGCGGGCAACATCGCCGCACTGCCGCGCCTCTTGAGCCGCCGCATGGGGTAG